Within the Thalassoglobus sp. JC818 genome, the region TCTCGCCGTATTCGACCATCCGCTTCGCTTTTTCAATCACCATTTCCGCCACTTGAATGTGACGGCTGGGTGGTTCGTCGAATGTGCTGGAAACGACTTCGCAGTTGTCGCTTTTGACTTGCCGCTCCATCTCGGTCACTTCTTCCGGACGTTCGTCAATCAGCAGCATGATGACGTAAACATCCGGGTGATTTTGAATCACTGCTTGTGCGAGCTTTTGCAGCAACACAGTTTTTCCGGCACGCGGAGGCGAAACGATGAGCCCACGCTGGCCGAAACCGATGGGCGACACGATATCCACCACACGTGTGCTGATTTCAGCCTGATCATCTGATAGATGCAGTCGATCTTTCGGGTGCAGCGGAGTCAGGTCGTCGAAGGGAACTTTTTCCGATACGAGATTCGGATCCTGCCCGTTGATCGCTTCGACTCGCAGGAGAGCGAAATAGCGTTCGTTTTCTTTTGGAGGACGAATTTGTCCGGCGACAGTCGCACCCGTTCGCAATCCGAAACGGCGAATCTGACTTGGAGAGACGTAAATGTCGTCCGGACAGGGAAGATAGTGATAGTCCGGGCTGCGCAAAAAACCGAACCCGTCCGGCAGGATCTCAAGCGTCCCTTCGCCGAACATCAGACCGTTCATTTTGGTCCGTTCCTTCAGGATACGGAAAATGAGGTCCTGTTTCTTGAGCCCTTGATAGTCGGTGACATTTTCCTGCTTTGCCAGCTCGAACAATTCTTTGACCGTCATTCGCTGCAAGGCAGCGATGTGAATGTCCGACTGCTTGGCGTCTTCGTAGTGGGAGTTGGCAGGATCATAAATGGCTTGATCGCCGTCGGACGACTTCTGGCCAACGACGTCGGCGACATCCTTTGAGCGACCTGAAGTTGTTGATTTCGACATGATATTCTCGGGACAGTGTAGAGAGGAAGTTTTGGTGCCCTGGGTGGGATTGACGATTTTTCCTGAAATCAAAGATGGGCTTCAGAGTTGAAAAGGTGATTTGCAGTGAACGACAGCCCTGAACCTTAAGTGACTCAATTCAATCAGGATCTAGTGGTGATCATGGATGATGTTATGACTGAGACGGCTGTGAAACAGCTTCTCGATTTGTGGATTCGGTTTCGAACTGGCTGACATACCAGTCGATGAACAACGCGGCAGCCTGCTGTGGCGGAAGTGTGTGATCGACAACGAAGTCTGCCCTGTTTTTCTTCTCTGTCAAACTTAGCTGACTTGCTTCGCGCTTTGCGAATTCTTCCGGTGTCCATCCGCGCTTTTGGACCCGTTCCAGACGCACCTGTTCAGGAACATCCAGAAACACGACGGCATCGCAAACACTGACCCAGCCAGCTTCGATCATGAGCGCCGCATCGAGGAAAATGACCTCAGCCTCTAAATCTGATCTCATCTCCTGAAGTTGTTCTTCGAGGAGTCTTCGTATTTCCGGGTGAACAATTTGATTCAGTTGCAAACGTGCAGACTGCTGTTTCTCTTCAGTTCCAAACACCTGACGGGCCAGTGCAGACCGCACGACTTCGCCAGAGCTATCAAAAATGCCGTCTCCGAAATTCTCTCGAAGCTGCGATTTGACGGAATCAATGCGAAGGACCTGATGCCCGACCTGATCTGCATCCAAAATCCGAGCGTTCAGCTGTTCGCCGACTGCGCGCGTAAAGGTCGTCTTACCTGAGCCAATTCCACCGATCACACCGATCACAGGAATCGACAAAGGCTGATCCTTTGCACGGAAATGGGACTGCTGAGTTTTCAAGTTTTGAGTTTGGAGAAATGTGTGAAGGAAGGGAGGAACAGTCGCAAATTGATCTCAGGCTGAACCTGAATGATTGCATGGACCAAGGCACAACATGGGAAGTCTCAGAAACGACGCCACACGAGGTGCTGCTGAATTGAAATCAGCGGTCTCGATCTTTAGTTGATTCGTTATGAGTCAGTTCTGATTGAGTGGATTCAGATGATCTGTCAATCCGTCGACGGGTGAGGTGAAACTCCAGTTTCAGGGTAGACAGAATTCGAGCTGAAAAGACCCTGACTCTATGGTCGCTCGCCAAATCGCAAATGTCAATCATCTGTTTCCCTATCCGGATCGAATTTCTCAATCGGAATGGTTGGCAATCGGGTCTCAGCAGCGCAAGATGCAGATGATTGTGACGAAAATTCCGGGAACCTTCTCCCGAAGAGTTTCGTCTCACGGATGGTGAATCAAAGAAACGGGCTGATTTCAGACGGGTATTCCGCAAATCTGGAAAAACAGCCTCGACAGGATGCAAACATGTCTCGACCAACTTTCGCGGTGCTTCTTCTCTTTCTTTGCGGAGTGTCCCTGCTGGGAGTCTTCAGAATTCAGGCCCAGACACCAAATCTTGAGCAACAGCGTTCCGAGGCAGCGAAGCTGTTCAAAGATGGCCAGTACAAGGAGGCACTCACAATTTTTGTGGGGCTCGTGAAGTCTGAGGAAAACTCTGGGGCGACGCTGGCATACGATCTCAAGAGTGCAGCAAATTGTTACCGAAAGCTTCAACAAATGCACGAACTCGACGATCTTCTGGCAGTGATGATCAGCACTCACCCTGAGGATTGGAGGGGCTATTGGACAGCTGCACAAGAACTACAGATAGGCCCATCGAACGGAGTTGTCGTCGCAGGCGAATTTCGACGGGGAAATCAGCGGGGTGGCGGCGAGTACGCATCAGTCGAAGATCGGGATCGGGTTCAATCGCTTCGCTGGATGATGGAAGCCAAGCGGCTCATGCCGACCGAAGTGACTCCTGAAGAACAAGCCAATTTCTACGAGTTCTTCGCCAGCATTTATGCGGATGGTCGATTGGGAACACACTCCTGGTTGCTGCAAGACTCCACATCGCTCGAGGAACTTCCAGAGCCGGAAATCGGATATCAATACAACTATCGCTCACGGAAAGATCGTGCAGCTCCAGTCGATGAAAACGGCCAACCCATCTTTTTCACCGTTCCTTCGTCTCTGGAAGATGCGAAATCAGACGGCGAACGCTGGCGCTGGTGTTTGCAACAAGCTGCTGAGCAGGACCCGTCACGAAAGGCTCGTCTCGACTTCAACTTCGCAGAGTTCGCCCGATCTCAATTCGGCGTGCCCACTCTCAGACGCTGGGGGATCGATCTCAGCGGCCTCGACTCGAAAGATGAAGCCTCCGCAGAATCAAAAACTTGGCAACTCCCCACACTGGGAGAAGACGAAACAATCGCTCGACTGGCCACGGGGACTCTTCGCTTCAAACTTCCGGAAGATTACGACTTCATCGGGAACCTTCGGAAAATCAGCGAAAGCGACAACAAAGCCGATTCCGAACGCGCTTTGCTCTTGTTGGCGCAAGTCTTCGAAGACCGGCTTCAATACGACACCGCAGCTGAAGTCTGGAAGTTAGCAATTGAACGCCACGGTCCCGGAAGACAGAACTACCGACAAAACCGGCTCGACCAAATTGTCAACAACTGGGGACAGTTCGAGTCCGTTCAAAGCCAGGCATCCGGGGTCGGAGCCAAGATCGACTACCGGTTCCGCAACGGAGACCTCGTTCATTTCGCTGCTCAGGAAATCAAAGTCCCAGAGTTGATCAAAGACATTCAAATCTACCTGAAGACATCGCCCAAAGAACTCGACTGGCAAAAGCTTCAGGTGGAAAACATCGGCTACCGTCTTGTTTCCGAAAACGAAACGAAATATCTGGGTAAAACGGTCGCTGCCTGGTCGGTCGACCTCGAACCTCGCGAAAATCACTTTGACCGGCGAACGACAATCTCCACGCCATTGCAGAACGCGGGAGCCTACCTGCTGACTGCGAAGATGAACGACGGCAACACCAGCCGCATCATTATTTGGCTCGACAACACAGCGATCGTCAAGAAACAGCTCAACGGACGGTCAATGTATTTTGTCGCTGATGCTACGACCGGAGAACCACTCAACAAAATCCCGGTTGAGTTCTTCGGATGGAAGCAGGAGCAAGTTCCGAACACCGTTCGAGACTACGCGATTTCAGTCAAACAACACGCCGAGTTCACCAACGAAGACGGAGTTATCCTCGCTGACGAAAAGCTGCTCTCGGACGACATGCGATGGATGGCCATCGTTCAAACCGATGACAAACGCTTTGCCTACCTCGGATTCAGCGGCGTTTGGTACGGCGATTATCAACGCTCGAGATACGACCAGCAGAAAGTTTACGTCGTCACCGATCGTCCGGTTTACCGTCCAGAACAAAAGGTCGAATTCAAGTTCTGGATGCGTGAAGTCACTTACGAAAAGACAGACGCTGAGCGATTCGCCAATCAGGAATTCACCGTTCGAATCAGCGACCCGCAAGGGACGGAAGTCTTCAAACAGCGGATGACCACGGACAAATTCGGCGGACTCGCAGGTAGCTACGATTTACCAGAAGGTGCCACTCTCGGAAACTATTATCTTTCGATTGATCACGAACGAGGCATCAGCGGCGGCAATTCATTCCGAGTGGAAGAGTACAAGAAGCCTGAATTCGAAGTGACCATCGATGCTCCCCAGAAACCAGTCGCACTCGGCGAACCGATCCAAGCGACGATTTCAGCTCGATACTTCTTCGGAGCCCCAGTCACGAACGCCAAAGTTCAATTCAAAGTCGAAAGATCAAAACACGACTCGCGCTGGTTCCCTGTCACTCGCTGGGACTGGCTTTACGGCAGCGGATTCTGGTGGTTTGCATCGGAGTATCAATGGTACCCCGGTTTCAGTCGATGGGGCTCGCTGCCGCCGATTCCCGGTTGGTGGAACTGGAACCCGGATCCCCCCGAACTGGTTCTTGATCAGGAAGTCGAAATCGGTCCCGACGGAACCGTTCAAGTCGACATCGATACCTCACTCGCAAAAGCGCTGCATGGGGATAGCGACCACGAATACAAAATCACTGCCGAAGTGACCGATGCCTCTCGACGCACAATCGTCGGCTCCGGATCAGTCCTTGTGGCTCGAGAACCTTTCAAGGTCTTTGCATGGACGACTCGCGGGCATTACTCCGTCGGAAATGTCGTCGACGCTGAGTTTCAAGCTCGCACGGTCGACGGGCAAGGTGTTCAAGGAACGGGAAGTCTCAAACTTCAGCAGATTTCTTACGACGAAAACGGAATTCCCCAAGAAAAGACCGTTGAAGAATGGGAACTCAACACTGACGAAGACGGGAAAGCTTCACAAAAAATCAACGCTCAGTCCGCCGGGCAGTATCGCCTCTCGTACTCCGTCACCGCGGACGACAAGACAATTGAAGGAGCCTGCCTGTTCGTGATTCGCGGAGCCGGATTCGACGGCTCTGATTTCCGCTTCAATGACCTCGAACTGGTTCTCAACAAACAAACGTACTCACCCGGTGAAGAGATCGAACTTCTCGTGAACACCAACCGGATCGGCTCGACGGTCCTGCTGTTCGTGCGAGCAGAGAACGGACTGGCCCCGGCCAAACCGCAAATCTTGCGTCTGGATGGCAAGAGCACCGTCGTCCCCATTGAAGTCGTCGATCGCGACATGCCGAATTTCTTCATCGAAGCGATCACCATTTCCAACGGGGAACTGCATACCGCCGTTCAGGAAGTCGTCGTTCCGCCTCAGGATCGAATCATCAATGTTGAGATCCTGACCGAAACCGAAAAGTTCCGGCCCGGACAACAAGCTGACATTCAAGTCAAATTCACTGACGACGAAGGCAAACCTTTCGAAGGTTCACTCGTCATGAGCGTGTACGACCGCGCGGTCGAGTACATCTCCGGTGGCTCGAACGTGACCGAGATCCGTGAATTCTTCTGGAAGTGGAAACGGAATCACTACCCAAATTCTGAACACAACCTAAGCAAGTATTTTGGATTGCTCACGAAGTCCGGAGAAATCCTGATGGGGAACATCGGGATCTTTGGCGGTGAAGTTGCAGACACTGACAAACTTGCCAAGCGCAAACTGGAGTTAGCTGATGGAGCTCCTCAAGGCAGGGGTGGTCGATTGATGAGTACACGAGCGATGCCTGCTCCGATGTCAGCTGCCGGAGGAGAAGTCGCGGAATCGATGGTCGCAGATTTTGCAGCAGAAGCCCCTGCCGAAGCTGAGATGGTCGCACCAACAGTTCGAACTAACTTCGCCGACACCGCTTTCTGGAAAGCAGATCTCTCAACCAATCACGACGGAATCGCTGAAGTCTCATTCACGATGCCGGAAAATCTTTCCTCATGGAAAATGCGTGCCTGGGGCTTGGGAGAGGGCACGGCAGTCGGTGAAGCAACCACTGAAGTTGTCACGTCGAAAGACTTCGTCGTTCGACTCCAGGCTCCGCGATTCTTCGTCGAGAAAGACGAGGTCGTGATTTCTGCAGTTGTTCACAACTATCTGGAAACCGCCAAACAAGCTGAAGTCTCACTCGACCTCAGTGGCGATACTCTCAAGTTCCTCTCTCCCGACGATCAACAACAGACCGTTCAAATCACAGCGGGTGGGGAAGCACGCATCGACTGGCGAGTTAAAGCAGTCGCTGAGGGAACCGCCACAATCACTGCACAAGGACTGACCGACGAAGAGTCGGATGCGATGAAAATGTCATTCCCGGTGTATTTGCATGGGTTTGAAAAGTTCGAGTCGTTCGCCGGAGTCATTCGTCCGGAAGACACAAGCGATCGGATCGTCATCGTTGTCCCCGAAGAGAGACGCCCCGAACAGACCCGGCTTGAAATTCGGTACTCGCCGACTCTTGCTGGAGCAATGGTGGATGCTCTCCCCTACCTCGCCGAATATCCATATGGCTGCACCGAACAAACTCTCAACCGGTTCGTGCCGACGGTCATCACGCAGGGCATCTTGCGTCGCATGGGATTAAATCTTGCAGAGATCAAGGAGAAACGTACCAACCTGAACGCCCAGGAAATTGGCGATCCGAATGAACGTGCAACTCGCTGGAAACACTTCGACCGAAACCCTGTTTTCGACGAAGCCGAGCTCACACGGATGGTCAAGAAGGGAGTTCAGGATCTCACCTCGATGCAGAATTCCGACGGTGGATGGGGATGGTTCTCTGGTTATGGAGAACGTTCTTATCCGCACACGACAGCGGTTGTTGTCCACGGGCTGCAACAAGCTGCGAAGAACGATATTGCGATTGTCGATGGAATTATCGAGAAGGGAATTGCGTGGCTCACTAAGTATCAACTTGAGCAGGTCGAATTGCTGGAGGAAGGAGATCGACAGACTGAGAACCCGAGTCGCAAGCGTCATCGAACGCAAGCGAGTAACCTCGACGCTCTCATCTTCTCTGTTCTCGTCGACGCTGGCGAAGTCAATCAGTCGATGCAGAACTTTCTCTATCGCGACCGTCTGAAACTTTCACTGTACGGTCAGGCACTCACTGGTCTCGCTCTCGACAAGATCGGCGCCAATGAACAACGCGACATGATCGTGCGCAACATCGATCAATTCGTGACCGTCGATGACGAAAACCAGACCGCCTATATCGATTTGCCGAACAACGCATACTGGTGGAATTGGTATGGCAGTTCGATTGAAGCGAACGCTCAATACCTCAAGCTGCTCTGCCGGATCGCACCGCAAGCCCCCAAAACTTCCGGTCTTGTGAAGTTCATTTTGAACAACCGTAAGCACGGCTCGTACTGGACCAACACCCGAGATACTGCCTACTGCATTGAAGCACTGGCTGAGTACCTCGAAGCGACGAACGAACTGAAGCCAGACATGACCGTTGAAGTCTTCATTGACGGAGAACGCAAGCAGTCAGTCGAAATCACCTCAGACAATCTGTTTACCTTCGAGAATGCATTCGTGATCGAAGGAGCGGATCTAACCTCGGGTGAGCACACCATCGAACTTCGCAAATCCGGCACCGGCCCGCTGTATCACAACGCGTACCTGACGAATTTCTCGCTTGAAGATTTCATCACGAAAGCCGGCCTGGAAGTCAAAGTTCAACGCACGTTCTATCGACTCGTTCAGGACGAGAGTGCCAGCTCGGTCGTGTCCGGAAGTCGAGGTCAAGTCGTCGACCAGAAATCATTGAAATACGACCGAGTCCTTCTCGAGAATCTCAGCGATGTGAAAAGCGGAGACCTGATTGAAGTCGAACTCGAGATCGATTCGAAGAACGACTACGAATACGTCATTTTCGAAGACCTCAAAGCTGCTGGAACCGAGCCAGTTGACCTGAGGAGTGGCTACACGAGCGGTGGCCTCGGAGCGTATGTCGAATTCCGGGACGAACGAGTCGCCTTCTTCATGCGAACTCTGGAACGGGGCAAACATTCGGTGAGCTATCGTCTTCGAGCAGAGATCCCCGGACAATTCAGCGCCCTCCCCGCTCGGGCATACGCCATGTACGCCCCCGAACTTAGGGGAAATTCCGACGAGTTCAAGCTGATCATCGAAGACACTGAGTAGTCCAAGTGATGCATCAAAAAAGAAAGGACGCCAGAGCAATTCTGGCGTCCTTTTGTTTTGAACTCGCGTAACGCTCGATGTTCAATCGCTGAAACAGTTGGGCAAAGTTCTCTTGCCAGCAACTCAATTGCGAGAGCAACTCGCTCTAGTTGGAAGAGCTATCAACGTCCTCTTTCCAGAGTCCGTCGCGAATCAGGGATTCGGTCATCTTCTCCACAACTTCTGAATGTTGAGCGGAGAGATCTGTCTCTTCACCTGGATCAGTTGTGACATCATAGAGCTTCCACTCTCCGGGAGACGCCAAGTCTGCGTCGCGGTTTGGTTTGTCCGGATAGCGGACAAGTTTCCACTTACCTGATCGAACGCCAACACTTGTGCGACCCTCCTGGCTCGCGAAATAAAGGTACTCGTGTCGCTTTTGGTCAGCATCATTTCCGAGCAGCGTTGGAGCGTAGGAAATTCCATCAATCCCGTCGGGAGTTTCCGCACCAGCCAGTTCGCACGCTGTCGGCAGGAAATCATAAAATGCAGAAGGGAGATCGCTGGTTTTTCCAGCTGGAACAGTTCCCGGCCAGCGTGCGATGAAAGGAACTCGAATTCCGCCCTCGTGCATCGATCGCTTGTACCCCTGCAGCGGGCCATTGGAGTCAAAGAACTCGTGCTTGTGGCCTCCTTCTTCGTGAGGTCCATTATCTGACGTGAAGATGATGAGCGTCTTTTCAGTCAAGTCGAGATCATCCAGCAGCGCCATCAACCGTCCCACGTCGCGATCCATGTGCGTGATCATCGCTGCAAATCCTTTCTCCGGATTCGGCCAGTCACGATCTTTGTAGATCCCGTAGTCAGGCACCTCCATCCCATCGCCAACAGCACGTCCGCCCTCGTTATTCGCGTGTGGAATCGTCCAATGGATGTGAAGCAAGAAAGGTTCGGCGGCGTTCTCTTTGACGAACTTGAAGGCCGCATCTGTCATGAAATCATGTGAGTAACTGACCCTGACCGATGAAACGCGACCGCGACCGTTTTCGTAGTCTCCGATGACGTTTCCGGGGAGTGTGACTTGTTTCTTGTTCTCCCAGAGAAACGTTGGATAAAAGTTGTGGGCATTGCTTTGATTCAAGTAGCCGAACCAGTAATCAAACCCGTTATTGTTGGGATGTCCCGGGTTGTTGATTTCGTCAGGAGTGTCCACATTCCCCAAAGCCCATTTTCCAACTCCACCGGTTCGATAGCCAACTTTCTTAAGCTGTTGACTGACTGTTGCTTCCATCCCGGTCAGGCTGCGAGGTCGATTTCCGATGAGTCCGGTCGTTCCACAATGCTGACCGGTCCAAAGCACTAGTCGTGATGGTCGACAGACGGTGTGCCCGGAATAGTGATCAGTGAAACGCATTCCCTGACTGGCCAGCCGATCGATGTTGGGGGTTTCGATCACCTCTTGCCCATAGCACCCCAAGTCTCCGTACCCCAGATCATCCGTCATGATGTAGATGATGTTCGGGCGATCGGCAGCTTGAAGCAGACCAATGGTGATGAAAAGCTGTAAGCCGAATACGGTCAGAATGAACTTTAACAATAGAGACTCCTCATGTAGCGATCTTCGTGAAAGCCCGCTGCCCGAACAATTTCCGATGGATCAGGCTTTTGGTTGAGAGAGAACGAGCAATGTTTGCGCAGCCCGGATGCGAGCGTCGAGATAATCGTCCTCTAACAACTGCAGAAGCAACTCTTTCGCTTCAGTCGCTCGTGCGTCACCTGCGAATGTGGCTGCATACGTCCGAATTGCGGGGTCATCGTCGCTCAGATTGTCGATCAATGCTTGCATTCCTGCTTCATCACCCAGAGTTGCCAACGCATGCTCATTGTAAGCTTTGACCAGCGGATCATTCGCGCGTTTGACGTTTCGACGCATTTGTCGAACGTCCGATTGATCACCAATCCGGGCCAGAATCCAGGCTGCGATGCGGAACGTCTGTTCGTCGTCGCTCTTTAACTCTCGACGCAGCAGCTTCATGGCTCGCTCATCACCAGACCGTGCCAGTGCGGCAGCTGCCATGAGCTTGGTCTTCATGTCGGTGGTCGTTCTCAGCACCTGCTTCAGCCCTTTTCCGTTGCCGATCGCGTCGACCTTGAACAAACTTTCGGCCGCGTGCGTATGACCGTATGTGTCTTCCTTGTCGAGGATTTCGAGCATCGTCGCTGTGTACTCAGTCGCTCCAGCCCGAACGAGTTCGCGTGCGAGGCCGCAGCGTTTCTGATCGTCAGTTTCAGCTGGCAATTTTGGCTCGAGGGCTTCGCGAACTTCATCCCCGTAACCGGCGAGAGTAAGTGCCTCTGCGGCATGCATCGCAGGCCAGAACTCGTCGGAGGCCATCGCCTCTCGCAAGATTTTGAGGCACTGTTCCTCCTGAGCATCGGTCAACTGAATCGTTTCACGGGCAGCCAGCGCTCCTTCACCACCGTTGACACTTCCGAACGGTGAGACAAGCAGAGCCACTGAGCACATCAACAGGAGATTTTTCATCGATCAACTTTTTCGTGAGTTGAGAAATCGGTGCAGACATTCACATTACAAATCTTCGATGCATTTGTCTGCCTTCGCAACCGACAAACCGCTACTCGATGAATTCAGCCAACGATTTCGAATCATTCATCAAAGTCTTGAATGTTCGCTTCGAGCATCCGTTTCAATCCGAGGAAATCCCCTCCGTGAGCGAGAAGCTGTGCCCCCTGCTGGCGACGCTTCTGAATCTCTTCCTTGCCGCTGACCGGGCAGGCCCATGCTTTGCCGTGCTTTTTGCAGGCATCAGCAGTTCGTTGATAGGCCTCTTCGAGGGACCAACCGGTCTCCTGATGTCGCAGCCGCAACCCGAGATCTCCTGGACCAATGAACAGAACGTCAACTCCGTCAGTCGCAGCGATCTTTTCGACGTTCTCAATCGCTTGAGGTGTTTCAATCTGGACGACGAGAAATGTTTCTCGATTGGCTTCCTCAGGGAAGGTCATCGGATCGTTGCAGAGAAAGTCTGCATCCAGCCCAGCTCCGTCGAGCCCACGATCTCCAATTGGCGGAAACTTGACGGAATCGACCAGCATGGCTGCTTTCTCGGGTGTGCTGACATGCGGAATCATCAAGCCCGTGGCTCCGTCTTCAAGCAAGCGATACAGACGCGTTTTCTCGAGTGTTCGCGCTCGGACCATGATGTCGATGTCGAACAGATGCCCGAACGCCAGCAGCGACTGAATCTGATGATCTTCCATCTGCCGGTGTTCGGTATCCAGCCAGATACAATCGTAACCAGCATTCGCTGCGTGCTTAATATATGCAGGGATGTAGTGCCCCAAAGCACACATACGAGCCGTTTCCCCAGCACGAATTTTCGCAAGTGTCCGACTCTTTCGCATTGTGTTCCTGCAGTTCTATTGAGGATGAAGTGGAGAGTTTTCAGGTGGGCGCAAGGAGGGAGTGTGTCAGCCGTCAGCGACTTCGTCAATCGCCCTTCTCTTCGGCTTTTGCGGAACTTGCGGGACGGTCGGGCATCATCAGACTCACCAGACAGCCGACTCCCAGATTCACCGCAAGAGCGATCGGAGCAATCCATTGAAAGCTGATGGGGTCTGTCATCTGGACGGGGTCTGAACCGGGGACTTCGACGAAACCAAAGAGCGGACCCGAGAACGCAATCAAGACGGCAGTGACAATCCCGCAAACGGTCCCGATCCACACACCAATTCGGCTCGAGAAGGGAACAAACAGTGCGTAAAAGAACAGCCCAAAGATCGGAGTGGCCAGCAGGTTCGACGTCTTTTCAGTCACCTCCGTAATATTCCCGGGGACTCGATCCATGATTGAGCTGAGAATCACCACAAACAATCCGATTCCGAAAGCAAGTCGTCGAGCCAGACGAACGTGAGCTTCTTCCGACTCTGGTTTTTTTCCGAAGCGATCGAGCCCGTCAGTCATGACGACAGCAGTAATCGAGTTCACTCCCGAATCCAGGCTCGACATGGCCGCCGCAAACATCGCTGCGACGACGAGTCCCGATACTCCGGGAGGGAGTAGGCGCGAGATGAAATACGGGAAGAGATCATCTGCATCCGCCTTAAGGTTTGTTCCCGGTGGAAGCTGATCGAGGTTGGCTTCGAAGTATCCAAGAAGCGCAAAACCGACGAGCCCCAAGGTCAGGGCGACGATCACCGCCACGGTCAACTGGACCGCCAATGCTCTACGTGCCGCAGCGGCATCTTTGGTCGCCATGAACCGCTGCACCGAAGTTTGATCCCCTCCCAGAGTACAGACGTACCAGGTTCCCTGACTGAGAATGGCACCAATCACCGTCAAGCGTGTCGCAGCATTTTCCGGGAAAACCGGCTGCTTGTCCCAGATCGGATGCCACTGCGTCGGAAACCACTGAAAGCCTCCCATCTTCGCAGTGACAATCGCGATCACTGTCAGTGCTCCGCCATACAGCAAGAGTGTTTGAATTGCGTCAGTGATGACCACCGCACGCAGTCCTCCCATTGACGTGTAAATCACTGCGACCGTTCCCGTGAGCAACGAGACCAGCGGAATCCAGCGCTCATCGGCCCCAATCATTATTGTGAGTGCTTTGGCTGTGAGATAGACCAGCAACGCCATCCATACGAGTCTCAGAATGACGAACATTGCCGCGCCGAGAAGACGCATTTCGAGTCCCAAGCGATTTTCCAGCAACTCGTACGCACTTGTGACTCGATGTCGCATGTAAACCGGAAGCATTGCGAAGCCGACGATCAAAAAGACAAACGGCAACGAGAGTAAGCTGCAAAACTGAACAGGTCCTCGTCCGAGCGCTTCACCGGGGAACTTGAGATAAGAAATCGTGCTCAACAGGGTCGCGAACAGCGACACCCCAATCAGCACGGGATTCATCGCTCCGCTGCCGACAAAGTATTCTTCCGTCGACGTCTGCCGGCGACTGAAGTACCAGCCCAGCCAAATCGTGCCACCCCCATAAGCGAGCACAATGATCCAGTCGATCGCTGCCAAACCGGTCTGTCCTGCGTCCGGACCAAACTCAGTCGACAAGTCCGCCAGAAGCACACAGCTCGAGAATGGGAGTGAAGATTGCAAGACGCATGAAAGACCCATCAGCATGAATCATACTT harbors:
- the rho gene encoding transcription termination factor Rho → MSKSTTSGRSKDVADVVGQKSSDGDQAIYDPANSHYEDAKQSDIHIAALQRMTVKELFELAKQENVTDYQGLKKQDLIFRILKERTKMNGLMFGEGTLEILPDGFGFLRSPDYHYLPCPDDIYVSPSQIRRFGLRTGATVAGQIRPPKENERYFALLRVEAINGQDPNLVSEKVPFDDLTPLHPKDRLHLSDDQAEISTRVVDIVSPIGFGQRGLIVSPPRAGKTVLLQKLAQAVIQNHPDVYVIMLLIDERPEEVTEMERQVKSDNCEVVSSTFDEPPSRHIQVAEMVIEKAKRMVEYGENVVIFLDSITRLARAYNTECPNSGKILTGGVDANALQHPKRFFGAARAVDEGGSLTIIATALVDTGSKMDEVIFEEFKGTGNTELHLDRRMVEKRVWPAIDVNKSGTRREELLMDEDELRLVWILRRVLNDMNPVEAMELLTNRMRRTKTNAEFLQSMNLT
- the coaE gene encoding dephospho-CoA kinase (Dephospho-CoA kinase (CoaE) performs the final step in coenzyme A biosynthesis.); the protein is MSIPVIGVIGGIGSGKTTFTRAVGEQLNARILDADQVGHQVLRIDSVKSQLRENFGDGIFDSSGEVVRSALARQVFGTEEKQQSARLQLNQIVHPEIRRLLEEQLQEMRSDLEAEVIFLDAALMIEAGWVSVCDAVVFLDVPEQVRLERVQKRGWTPEEFAKREASQLSLTEKKNRADFVVDHTLPPQQAAALFIDWYVSQFETESTNREAVSQPSQS